One Paralichthys olivaceus isolate ysfri-2021 chromosome 21, ASM2471397v2, whole genome shotgun sequence genomic window carries:
- the patl2 gene encoding protein PAT1 homolog 2 isoform X2, with protein MSDSEQQQTEEVCEPQWPENGAEWSDAEEETHMDCGLLQAMAEEDEDINVFNEETFGADLDTNETPEGPVGSLLPFGEPPPPPPPSPPLPDPSPPSHHNSPSPPRQKPRDLPRAPPRQCGRGRGHRGGLNRGQMFEDPAVMRIVEGRPNVKTLDSAIVDCGNTVCQEICEDDWMAPSYRKNRRISGSLLQDSAIVCVIDGHRGRGQHLTSNFLDLPYPVSSFRGRRGEPRGPYCRRQFGQRGPSQMHSPLLPGSPVFSRQPLTPRQLYNQTGRFMFPSSRPCPSTPQSLTPKMMQLRFGANSPRPSPFYSPSSNPVQHFRYPGPVTQLHPQHKRLLSQKHVFQRKFDGWDPYCNLMTTKEREWITRLQMIQLQSENPYLEDYYYQEYYRRIEAKMAEEELGIRSKREPPKLTTPYITKTDSYAPVVHIEGSLGQVAVSTCYSPRRAISAVNAVQAQGPLEEQKDTRQQRLEVLSKIEKLFMALLEVEETERVKTPVLSEAEERLLMEKTQFKVEHIYSQLQNHNPADSGGEFLPFLHVSKGKKLLARLLPFLKHDSALKILRIVTSNLPTLMSKDTEEALPVLYPPLRNVIGGLTFSQLIRVLKDLTSSEALSTYECLTLACQNKFGLSLLYALLSQGEKLLSSGVPLEPSIGDFETWTDTIFQVAGQLSQCSLVEPLILPSNLLTLFCRYLDKRTVHQLKSNMESVTGFLALPS; from the exons ATGAGCGATTCAGAACAGCaacag ACCGAGGAGGTGTGTGAGCCCCAGTGGCCTGAGAACGGAGCTGAGTGGAgcgatgcagaggaggagaccCACATGGACTGTGGTCTGCTGCAGGCCATGgctgaggaggacgaggacatCAATGTCTTCAACGAAGAGACGTTTGGAGCCG ATCTCGATACAAATGAGACCCCAGAGGGCCCGGTTGGCAGTCTCCTTCCGTTTGGAGAGCCGCCGCCGCCTCCCCCGCCATCGCCACCACTACCGGACCCCTCCCCTCCGTCTCACCACaactccccctcccctcccagaCAGAAGCCACGGGACCTGCCCCGGGCCCCCCCTCGGCAGTGTGGCAGAGGTAGGGGACACAGGGGCGGGCTGAACAGGGGACAGATGTTTGAAGATCCAGCTGTGATGAGGATAGTGGAGGGTCGACCCAACGtcaag acTCTTGACAGTGCCATCGTGGACTGTGGGAACACCGTGTGCCAGGAAATCTGTGAGGACGAT TGGATGGCGCCCAGTTACAGAAAAAACAGGCGGATCTCGGGATCACTACTTCAG GACAGTGCTAtagtttgtgtgattgatggtCACAGAGGCAGAGGTCAGCACCTGACCTCCAACTTCCTGGATTTGCCATatcctgtctcctccttcagGGGCAGGAGAGGGGAACCCCGAGGTCCCTACTGCAGGAGACAGTTTGGCCAAAGAGGCCCGTCGCAG ATGCATTCACCACTGTTGCCGGGGTCGCCCGTCTTCTCACGTCAACCTTTGACCCCAAGGCAGCTTTACAATCAG ACGGGGAGGTTCATGTTTCCTTCCAGCCGCCCGTGTCCGTCCACTCCTCAGTCTCTGACTCCTAAGATGATGCAACTTCGCTTTGGTGCCAACTCCCCGAGACCGTCGCCCTTTTACAGCCCCTCGTCGAATCCTGTGCAGCATTTCAG GTACCCCGGGCCTGTCACCCAGCTCCACCCCCAGCACAAACGATTACTCAGTCAAAAACATGTGTTTCAAAG AAAGTTTGACGGCTGGGATCCTTATTGTAATCTCATGACGACCAAAGAGAGGGAGTGGATCACCAGGCTGCAGATGATTCAGCTACAAAGTGAGAATCCTTATCTCGAGGATTATTACTACCAG GAGTACTACCGTCGAATAGAAGCCAAGATGGCCGAGGAGGAGCTCGGCATCAGGAGCAAGAGGGAGCCGCCCAAGCTCACCACACCGTACATCACGAAGACCGACTCCTACGCACCAg TTGTGCACATCGAAGGCTCGTTGGGTCAAGTTGCTGTCTCCACATGTTACTCGCCTCGTCGTGCCATCAGTGCAGTTAATGCCGTCCAAGCTCAGGGTCCTCTTGAG GAGCAAAAAGACACGAGACAGCAGCGGTTAGAGGTCCTCAGCAAAATAGAAAAG TTGTTCATGGCTCTGTTAGAggtggaggagacggagagagtaAAAACCCCCGTCTTGTCTGAAGCAGAAGAAAGACTGCTGATGGAGAAAACTCAGTTTAAGGTGGAGCACATCTACTCTCAGCTGCAAAACCACAACCCTGC AGATTCAGGAGGAGAGTTTCTTCCTTTCCTGCACGTCTCAAAAGGCAAAAAGCTTCTCGCTCGTCTGCTTCCGTTTCTCAAACACGATTCGGCGCTGAAAATCTTGCGTATCGTGACGTCGAACTTACCAACGCTGATGAGCAAAGATACAGAAGAG GCTCTTCCAGTTCTTTACCCTCCCCTTCGAAATGTGATCGGAGGTCTGACGTTCAGTCAGCTCATTAGAGTTCTCAAAGATCTGACGTCCTCGGAGGCTCTATCGACATACGAGTGTCTCACGCTGGCATGTCAGAACAAG TTTGGACTGTCGTTGCTGTACGCTCTCCTCTCTCAAGGAGAGAAGCTGCTGTCGTCAGGCGTTCCTCTGGAGCCCAGCATCGGCGACTTTGAGACCTG GACTGACACAATATTCCAGGTGGCGGGGCAGCTGTCCCAGTGTTCACTGGTGGAGCCGCTCATTCTGCCCTCGAACCTGCTCACTCTCTTCTGCCGTTACCTGGACAAGCGCACCGTGCATCAGCTGAAAAGCAACATGGA GTCTGTGACTGGATTCCTTGCTCTTCCATCGTAA
- the patl2 gene encoding protein PAT1 homolog 2 isoform X1 — protein MSDSEQQQKTEEVCEPQWPENGAEWSDAEEETHMDCGLLQAMAEEDEDINVFNEETFGADLDTNETPEGPVGSLLPFGEPPPPPPPSPPLPDPSPPSHHNSPSPPRQKPRDLPRAPPRQCGRGRGHRGGLNRGQMFEDPAVMRIVEGRPNVKTLDSAIVDCGNTVCQEICEDDWMAPSYRKNRRISGSLLQDSAIVCVIDGHRGRGQHLTSNFLDLPYPVSSFRGRRGEPRGPYCRRQFGQRGPSQMHSPLLPGSPVFSRQPLTPRQLYNQTGRFMFPSSRPCPSTPQSLTPKMMQLRFGANSPRPSPFYSPSSNPVQHFRYPGPVTQLHPQHKRLLSQKHVFQRKFDGWDPYCNLMTTKEREWITRLQMIQLQSENPYLEDYYYQEYYRRIEAKMAEEELGIRSKREPPKLTTPYITKTDSYAPVVHIEGSLGQVAVSTCYSPRRAISAVNAVQAQGPLEEQKDTRQQRLEVLSKIEKLFMALLEVEETERVKTPVLSEAEERLLMEKTQFKVEHIYSQLQNHNPADSGGEFLPFLHVSKGKKLLARLLPFLKHDSALKILRIVTSNLPTLMSKDTEEALPVLYPPLRNVIGGLTFSQLIRVLKDLTSSEALSTYECLTLACQNKFGLSLLYALLSQGEKLLSSGVPLEPSIGDFETWTDTIFQVAGQLSQCSLVEPLILPSNLLTLFCRYLDKRTVHQLKSNMESVTGFLALPS, from the exons ATGAGCGATTCAGAACAGCaacag AAGACCGAGGAGGTGTGTGAGCCCCAGTGGCCTGAGAACGGAGCTGAGTGGAgcgatgcagaggaggagaccCACATGGACTGTGGTCTGCTGCAGGCCATGgctgaggaggacgaggacatCAATGTCTTCAACGAAGAGACGTTTGGAGCCG ATCTCGATACAAATGAGACCCCAGAGGGCCCGGTTGGCAGTCTCCTTCCGTTTGGAGAGCCGCCGCCGCCTCCCCCGCCATCGCCACCACTACCGGACCCCTCCCCTCCGTCTCACCACaactccccctcccctcccagaCAGAAGCCACGGGACCTGCCCCGGGCCCCCCCTCGGCAGTGTGGCAGAGGTAGGGGACACAGGGGCGGGCTGAACAGGGGACAGATGTTTGAAGATCCAGCTGTGATGAGGATAGTGGAGGGTCGACCCAACGtcaag acTCTTGACAGTGCCATCGTGGACTGTGGGAACACCGTGTGCCAGGAAATCTGTGAGGACGAT TGGATGGCGCCCAGTTACAGAAAAAACAGGCGGATCTCGGGATCACTACTTCAG GACAGTGCTAtagtttgtgtgattgatggtCACAGAGGCAGAGGTCAGCACCTGACCTCCAACTTCCTGGATTTGCCATatcctgtctcctccttcagGGGCAGGAGAGGGGAACCCCGAGGTCCCTACTGCAGGAGACAGTTTGGCCAAAGAGGCCCGTCGCAG ATGCATTCACCACTGTTGCCGGGGTCGCCCGTCTTCTCACGTCAACCTTTGACCCCAAGGCAGCTTTACAATCAG ACGGGGAGGTTCATGTTTCCTTCCAGCCGCCCGTGTCCGTCCACTCCTCAGTCTCTGACTCCTAAGATGATGCAACTTCGCTTTGGTGCCAACTCCCCGAGACCGTCGCCCTTTTACAGCCCCTCGTCGAATCCTGTGCAGCATTTCAG GTACCCCGGGCCTGTCACCCAGCTCCACCCCCAGCACAAACGATTACTCAGTCAAAAACATGTGTTTCAAAG AAAGTTTGACGGCTGGGATCCTTATTGTAATCTCATGACGACCAAAGAGAGGGAGTGGATCACCAGGCTGCAGATGATTCAGCTACAAAGTGAGAATCCTTATCTCGAGGATTATTACTACCAG GAGTACTACCGTCGAATAGAAGCCAAGATGGCCGAGGAGGAGCTCGGCATCAGGAGCAAGAGGGAGCCGCCCAAGCTCACCACACCGTACATCACGAAGACCGACTCCTACGCACCAg TTGTGCACATCGAAGGCTCGTTGGGTCAAGTTGCTGTCTCCACATGTTACTCGCCTCGTCGTGCCATCAGTGCAGTTAATGCCGTCCAAGCTCAGGGTCCTCTTGAG GAGCAAAAAGACACGAGACAGCAGCGGTTAGAGGTCCTCAGCAAAATAGAAAAG TTGTTCATGGCTCTGTTAGAggtggaggagacggagagagtaAAAACCCCCGTCTTGTCTGAAGCAGAAGAAAGACTGCTGATGGAGAAAACTCAGTTTAAGGTGGAGCACATCTACTCTCAGCTGCAAAACCACAACCCTGC AGATTCAGGAGGAGAGTTTCTTCCTTTCCTGCACGTCTCAAAAGGCAAAAAGCTTCTCGCTCGTCTGCTTCCGTTTCTCAAACACGATTCGGCGCTGAAAATCTTGCGTATCGTGACGTCGAACTTACCAACGCTGATGAGCAAAGATACAGAAGAG GCTCTTCCAGTTCTTTACCCTCCCCTTCGAAATGTGATCGGAGGTCTGACGTTCAGTCAGCTCATTAGAGTTCTCAAAGATCTGACGTCCTCGGAGGCTCTATCGACATACGAGTGTCTCACGCTGGCATGTCAGAACAAG TTTGGACTGTCGTTGCTGTACGCTCTCCTCTCTCAAGGAGAGAAGCTGCTGTCGTCAGGCGTTCCTCTGGAGCCCAGCATCGGCGACTTTGAGACCTG GACTGACACAATATTCCAGGTGGCGGGGCAGCTGTCCCAGTGTTCACTGGTGGAGCCGCTCATTCTGCCCTCGAACCTGCTCACTCTCTTCTGCCGTTACCTGGACAAGCGCACCGTGCATCAGCTGAAAAGCAACATGGA GTCTGTGACTGGATTCCTTGCTCTTCCATCGTAA